One Paenibacillus sp. FSL W8-0186 genomic window carries:
- a CDS encoding UbiA-like polyprenyltransferase, whose amino-acid sequence MFRKAIIFLQMIKFEHTVFALPFAFMGSLLGSVMIHQTFPSWGQIGWVLLAMFGARSAAMGLNRLIDRVSDKKNPRTANRAIPAGLLKIGEVLIFIIVSFALLFWAAAKLDPLAMKLLPIAVVMLVLYSYTKRFTWLCHVVLGLTIALAPLGGWVAVTGKVDLTAMILFATVTFWVAGFDIVYACQDVEFDKTEGLYSIPVRFGVAASLKIAQAFHIITAVGFIALLLLSDLGWWYIAGMIIAYLILFYEHYIVSPSDLSRLQTSFFLMNGVLSIVVFSFTLIDLVVRHY is encoded by the coding sequence ATGTTTAGAAAAGCTATTATTTTTTTACAGATGATCAAATTTGAACATACCGTATTTGCCCTGCCTTTTGCCTTTATGGGCTCATTGCTCGGCTCGGTCATGATTCATCAGACATTTCCGTCATGGGGGCAGATCGGCTGGGTGCTGCTGGCGATGTTCGGTGCAAGAAGCGCTGCAATGGGGCTTAACCGTCTCATCGACCGGGTGAGCGACAAGAAGAACCCCCGGACGGCGAATCGGGCGATTCCTGCCGGACTCCTCAAGATCGGGGAAGTTCTCATTTTTATTATCGTGTCGTTTGCCCTGCTGTTCTGGGCTGCGGCCAAGCTGGATCCGCTGGCAATGAAGCTGCTGCCGATTGCCGTCGTCATGCTGGTGCTGTACTCCTATACGAAGCGATTTACTTGGCTCTGCCATGTCGTGCTGGGCTTGACGATCGCGCTCGCTCCGCTTGGCGGCTGGGTTGCTGTGACAGGCAAGGTGGATCTGACCGCTATGATCCTGTTTGCTACCGTGACGTTTTGGGTGGCCGGCTTCGATATCGTCTATGCTTGTCAGGATGTCGAATTTGACAAGACAGAGGGGCTGTATTCTATCCCGGTACGATTCGGGGTAGCGGCTTCACTGAAGATTGCCCAGGCGTTTCATATCATCACCGCTGTCGGCTTTATTGCTCTGCTGCTGCTCAGCGATTTGGGCTGGTGGTACATCGCCGGAATGATAATCGCTTATTTGATTTTATTTTATGAGCATTACATCGTATCGCCTAGCGATCTCAGCCGATTGCAGACGTCCTTCTTCCTGATGAACGGTGTCCTCAGCATCGTGGTATTCTCGTTCACCTTGATTGATTTGGTGGTGCGGCACTATTGA
- a CDS encoding demethylmenaquinone methyltransferase — MSNSTSEPKEQFVHAVFENIAPKYDIMNDIISFRRHKAWRKFTMAKMNMSPGDTAIDLCCGTCDWTISMAEASGGQITGLDFSENMLQFGRRKVNERGLSDRISLVQGNAMNLPFEDNTFQYATIGFGLRNVPDLHQVLREMQRVVKPGGMVVCLEMSKPTWQPFKGIYYFYFQKVMPLLGKLFAKRYEQYKWLPDSLAAFPGRDELAQIFRETGLQKVEAYPLTGGVAALHIGTKETPHV; from the coding sequence ATGAGCAATTCTACATCTGAACCAAAGGAGCAGTTTGTCCATGCGGTATTCGAGAATATAGCTCCCAAATACGATATTATGAACGATATTATCAGCTTCAGGCGGCATAAAGCCTGGCGCAAGTTTACGATGGCGAAGATGAATATGTCGCCGGGGGATACGGCAATCGATCTTTGCTGCGGTACCTGCGATTGGACCATCAGCATGGCCGAGGCCAGCGGAGGACAAATCACTGGCCTGGATTTCAGCGAGAATATGCTGCAGTTCGGCCGCCGCAAGGTGAATGAACGCGGGCTGAGCGATCGGATTTCGCTTGTGCAGGGCAATGCGATGAATCTTCCTTTTGAGGATAATACCTTCCAATATGCCACGATCGGCTTCGGCCTGCGCAACGTGCCCGACCTGCATCAGGTGCTTCGCGAAATGCAGCGGGTAGTCAAGCCCGGAGGCATGGTTGTCTGCCTGGAAATGTCCAAGCCGACCTGGCAGCCGTTTAAGGGAATTTATTATTTCTATTTCCAAAAGGTGATGCCGCTGCTTGGCAAACTGTTCGCCAAACGCTATGAGCAGTACAAATGGCTGCCTGATTCGCTAGCCGCTTTTCCAGGAAGGGACGAGCTGGCTCAGATTTTCCGGGAAACCGGCCTGCAGAAGGTCGAAGCGTATCCTTTAACGGGTGGAGTCGCCGCCTTACATATCGGTACAAAGGAGACGCCTCATGTTTAG
- a CDS encoding heptaprenyl diphosphate synthase component 1: MAHKYVGYDMITNHTALPEYPVARVRLLYMFLNIRDSSKIRAHETSALAAFLVQLGLDTHDMIDVDSTCKEERSMRSRQLKVLAGDYFSSLFYELLAKAGQIELVSSMSTAICEVNRLKVGLYNKLKKLLPTEEYLKECTQIKMGLFQSFSHLMDKPLQNLWRLLLAELSRCEVVLGEMKASSMLPEERQGFAYLRIMETGTAEDKEAISRRKVDRREWSSLLAKYDVNEQLVHKLHQSVERVQVLVQELKEDKEQSELAAIVEPFRTALSTQRRAMQEG; this comes from the coding sequence ATGGCACATAAATATGTCGGATACGACATGATTACCAACCACACGGCGCTACCGGAATATCCGGTTGCCCGTGTTCGTTTGCTTTATATGTTTCTAAACATCCGTGACAGCAGCAAAATTCGGGCGCATGAGACCTCCGCACTGGCGGCTTTTCTCGTACAGCTCGGGCTCGACACGCATGACATGATCGATGTCGACTCGACCTGCAAGGAGGAGCGGAGCATGCGATCCCGCCAGCTTAAGGTACTGGCGGGCGATTATTTCAGCAGCCTGTTCTATGAGCTGCTTGCGAAGGCAGGACAAATTGAACTGGTGTCTTCCATGAGCACAGCGATTTGCGAAGTCAACCGGCTGAAGGTTGGGCTCTACAACAAGCTGAAGAAGCTTCTGCCTACGGAAGAATATTTGAAGGAATGCACACAAATCAAGATGGGCTTGTTCCAATCGTTCTCCCATCTGATGGACAAGCCGCTGCAAAATCTGTGGAGATTGCTGCTGGCTGAGCTTAGCCGCTGCGAGGTCGTGCTTGGTGAAATGAAGGCCAGCAGCATGCTGCCGGAGGAACGCCAAGGCTTCGCTTATTTGCGGATTATGGAAACGGGTACGGCTGAGGACAAAGAAGCCATTTCACGGCGCAAGGTCGACCGGAGGGAGTGGTCTTCGCTTCTGGCCAAATACGACGTGAACGAGCAGCTTGTTCACAAGCTGCATCAATCCGTAGAGCGGGTTCAAGTGCTCGTTCAGGAACTAAAGGAGGACAAGGAGCAGTCCGAGCTGGCTGCGATTGTCGAACCGTTTCGTACCGCACTATCAACGCAGCGTCGTGCAATGCAGGAAGGGTAA
- the mtrB gene encoding trp RNA-binding attenuation protein MtrB gives MDQHNQSAGSGEERNVNNGDYFVVKAKEQGVQVIGLTRGKDTRFHHTEKLDKGEVLIAQFTDHTSAVKIRGKAVVMTKHGRIDTEE, from the coding sequence ATGGATCAGCACAATCAGAGTGCCGGCAGCGGGGAAGAGCGAAACGTAAATAACGGCGATTATTTCGTCGTGAAGGCGAAGGAGCAGGGCGTGCAGGTCATCGGGCTTACCCGTGGCAAGGACACGCGCTTCCATCATACGGAGAAGCTGGACAAGGGCGAGGTGCTCATCGCCCAATTTACCGACCATACGTCGGCGGTGAAAATTAGAGGTAAAGCTGTCGTTATGACCAAGCACGGCAGAATCGATACAGAAGAATGA
- a CDS encoding HU family DNA-binding protein yields MNKSDLVNQVAESTELSKKDAAKAVDAVFEAISTALQNGDKVQLVGFGNFEVRERSARKGRNPQTGEEIEIPASKIPAFKPGKALKDGIK; encoded by the coding sequence ATGAATAAATCCGATTTGGTGAACCAAGTTGCTGAGAGCACGGAGCTTTCCAAGAAAGACGCAGCTAAAGCGGTTGACGCTGTATTTGAGGCGATCTCCACGGCGCTGCAAAACGGCGACAAAGTACAACTGGTTGGTTTTGGCAACTTTGAAGTTCGCGAACGTTCCGCCCGTAAAGGACGTAACCCGCAAACAGGAGAGGAAATCGAAATCCCTGCGAGCAAAATTCCTGCATTCAAACCAGGTAAAGCGCTCAAAGACGGAATTAAATAA
- a CDS encoding ABC transporter permease, translating into MKDRLMNVTFRYGTITVVLAVIAFFSIRLPYFFTYSNLSDILNSIAIVTFVAIGVTLSLAVDGFDLSVGSTVSLTTVVSASLMIWYQMPLYVVIIFPLLIGALIGLLNAFLIIKMRIPDLLATLAMMYIVAGIQKTYAQGYTIYNNMQFPDGSKAAGKMDKTFLLLGQGEFLGIPISVILLIFFVIVVHLFLTRTKYGRQIYITGGNEEAARLSGIKVKKVRMFAYMASGVFAAIGGLLFASRVGSGQIDAGAPLLMEAVAATFVGFSVFGAGKPNIIGTFIGSVLIGVLVNGLTMMNVQYFAHDIVKGSVLVLALSITFYVLNRSRT; encoded by the coding sequence GTGAAAGACAGATTGATGAATGTAACGTTCCGGTATGGAACGATAACGGTCGTATTGGCGGTCATCGCCTTTTTCTCGATCAGACTGCCCTACTTTTTCACTTACAGCAATTTAAGCGACATTCTGAATTCGATCGCAATCGTGACCTTTGTTGCGATTGGCGTTACGCTGTCACTGGCCGTAGATGGCTTCGATTTATCCGTGGGATCAACGGTTTCGCTAACTACAGTCGTTTCGGCATCGCTGATGATCTGGTATCAGATGCCGCTTTATGTTGTGATCATATTTCCGTTATTAATCGGGGCTTTGATCGGTCTCTTGAATGCTTTTCTAATCATCAAAATGAGGATTCCAGATTTGCTGGCGACCTTGGCGATGATGTATATCGTCGCGGGAATCCAGAAAACGTATGCCCAAGGGTATACGATCTACAACAATATGCAATTCCCGGACGGAAGCAAAGCGGCGGGCAAAATGGATAAAACCTTCCTGCTGCTGGGACAAGGGGAGTTCCTTGGGATTCCGATCAGCGTCATTCTACTCATCTTTTTCGTGATCGTCGTTCATCTGTTTCTGACCCGGACCAAATATGGCCGGCAAATCTATATCACCGGGGGCAACGAGGAAGCGGCAAGACTGTCGGGGATCAAGGTGAAGAAAGTGCGGATGTTCGCCTACATGGCGTCTGGCGTATTTGCGGCCATTGGCGGACTGCTCTTCGCTTCGCGGGTCGGTTCGGGACAAATCGACGCAGGAGCTCCTCTGCTGATGGAGGCAGTTGCCGCCACTTTTGTCGGCTTTTCCGTCTTCGGCGCGGGCAAACCGAACATTATCGGCACTTTTATCGGCTCGGTACTCATCGGCGTACTCGTTAACGGACTAACCATGATGAATGTTCAATATTTCGCGCATGACATCGTGAAGGGCTCGGTACTAGTGCTTGCTTTGTCGATCACTTTTTACGTGCTGAACCGGTCTAGGACTTAA
- a CDS encoding sugar ABC transporter ATP-binding protein, whose translation MKGITKSFAGIPALRGVDFGLRGGEVHALLGANGAGKSTLMKILAGAYEYDEGTMLLNGGGVRHKSPADAKRLGIHCVYQEVDASLVPQLTVAENVMLDAIGASDGKAWISPRRQAQEAEQILASLQVDIPVKRKVVDLTIAEKQMVLLARIVRQDAKVIIFDEPTAPLSGSEADTFFRILSELRHRGTACVFITHRLPEVMEHADYVTVMRDGTKVHSGPVGALSMEELVAQMLGKSFAEEFPKVPAEIGDIVLSVNGLRQGRKVKGVDLTVRSGQIVAVVGLVGAGKTEIARMLAGADRPDGGEICMGGRRMLFKQPADAIAAGIVSVPEERRKQGIVMEESVERNISLPLLNRISRFSFISGNRERSLAERIISSLGIKTASAKLPVKYLSGGNQQKVAIGKWLEKEADIILFDEPTKGVDIGAKSDIFRIIGQLAAAGKGVLYLTSELDEGLGIGDVIAVLYDGRIAAVLPRSEATMEKIMYFASGGREENL comes from the coding sequence ATGAAAGGAATTACAAAGTCGTTCGCTGGCATTCCGGCTCTTCGCGGCGTCGATTTCGGCTTAAGAGGCGGAGAAGTGCATGCGCTGCTCGGTGCGAACGGAGCAGGCAAGAGCACGTTGATGAAAATTTTGGCAGGGGCCTATGAGTACGATGAAGGGACAATGCTGCTGAACGGAGGGGGCGTGAGGCATAAATCGCCTGCAGATGCGAAGCGGCTCGGTATCCATTGCGTCTATCAGGAGGTAGACGCTAGCCTCGTTCCCCAACTTACGGTCGCGGAGAACGTTATGCTGGATGCGATTGGAGCCTCGGACGGCAAGGCGTGGATCAGTCCTAGGCGCCAGGCGCAAGAGGCGGAGCAAATACTGGCATCGCTTCAAGTAGATATTCCTGTCAAGAGAAAGGTCGTCGATTTAACGATTGCTGAAAAGCAGATGGTGCTGCTCGCACGGATCGTCAGGCAGGATGCGAAGGTCATTATTTTTGACGAGCCTACGGCTCCGCTTAGCGGTTCGGAGGCGGATACTTTTTTTCGCATATTAAGCGAGCTAAGACATCGGGGGACGGCATGCGTCTTTATAACTCACCGCTTGCCCGAGGTGATGGAGCATGCTGACTATGTCACGGTGATGCGGGACGGAACAAAGGTGCATTCCGGACCGGTCGGCGCTTTGAGTATGGAGGAGCTGGTCGCCCAAATGCTGGGGAAGAGCTTTGCGGAAGAGTTTCCCAAGGTTCCTGCCGAGATCGGCGACATCGTTCTAAGCGTTAACGGGCTGCGTCAGGGCCGCAAAGTCAAAGGCGTCGATCTGACGGTGCGCAGCGGGCAAATCGTGGCCGTCGTCGGCCTGGTTGGCGCCGGCAAGACGGAAATCGCCCGGATGCTAGCCGGGGCGGACCGTCCGGACGGCGGGGAGATTTGCATGGGAGGCCGCAGGATGCTGTTCAAGCAGCCGGCGGATGCCATTGCGGCGGGTATCGTCAGCGTGCCCGAAGAGCGGCGCAAGCAGGGAATCGTCATGGAGGAGTCTGTGGAGCGCAATATCAGCCTGCCCCTGCTCAATCGGATCAGCCGTTTCAGCTTTATTTCCGGAAACCGGGAGCGGAGCCTTGCCGAGCGCATAATTTCCTCGCTGGGCATTAAGACGGCTTCGGCCAAGCTGCCCGTAAAATATTTGAGCGGAGGAAACCAGCAGAAGGTGGCTATCGGCAAATGGCTGGAGAAAGAAGCGGATATTATTCTGTTCGACGAGCCGACTAAAGGGGTCGACATCGGGGCGAAGAGCGATATTTTCCGTATTATTGGACAATTGGCGGCTGCGGGGAAAGGCGTGCTGTATTTGACGAGCGAACTTGACGAAGGGCTGGGGATCGGGGATGTGATCGCCGTGCTGTATGACGGCAGAATTGCGGCTGTACTGCCGCGCAGCGAGGCTACCATGGAGAAGATTATGTACTTTGCAAGCGGTGGACGGGAGGAAAATTTGTGA
- the spoIVA gene encoding stage IV sporulation protein A — MEKVDIYKDIAERTGGDIYLGVVGAVRTGKSTFIKRFMETVVLPNISSEADRIRAVDELPQSAAGKTIMTTEPKFVPNNAVQIKVAEGLEVNVRLVDCVGYAVEGAKGYEDENGPRMISTPWFEEPIPFQEAAEIGTRKVIQEHSTLGVVVTTDGTIADIPRYSYVESEERVIAELKEVGKPFVLVINSTRPLSEETQQLRGELAEKYDIPVIALSAATMTEEDVTGVLREVLYEFPVHEVNVNLPSWVMVLNENHWLRSNYENSVRDTVKDIRRLRDVDRVVSNFLEYEFIDRAGLSGLNMGQGVAEIDLYAPDDLYDRILMEVVGVEIRGKDHLLQLMQEFTHAKKEYDRFAEALEMVKTTGYGIAAPSLAEMALDEPELIRQGSRFGVRLKATAPSIHMIRVDVESEFAPIIGTEKQSEELVRYLMQDFENDPIKIWESDIFGRSLHSIVREGIQGKIAMMPDNARYKLQETLGRIINEGSGGLIAIIL, encoded by the coding sequence TTGGAGAAAGTGGACATTTACAAGGACATTGCCGAACGCACCGGGGGAGATATTTATCTCGGTGTGGTTGGAGCCGTCCGAACCGGAAAATCGACCTTTATTAAACGCTTCATGGAAACGGTCGTTCTGCCGAACATTTCCAGCGAAGCCGATCGGATCCGTGCAGTGGATGAACTTCCGCAAAGCGCAGCCGGCAAGACAATCATGACGACCGAGCCCAAATTCGTGCCAAATAATGCCGTGCAAATCAAAGTGGCAGAAGGGCTGGAAGTCAACGTCAGGCTTGTGGATTGCGTCGGTTACGCCGTCGAAGGGGCAAAAGGCTATGAGGATGAAAATGGGCCGCGCATGATTTCTACGCCATGGTTTGAAGAGCCGATTCCGTTCCAGGAAGCGGCGGAGATCGGCACGCGGAAGGTCATCCAAGAGCATTCCACCCTTGGTGTTGTAGTGACGACAGACGGTACGATCGCCGACATTCCGCGTTACTCTTATGTAGAATCCGAAGAGCGCGTCATCGCTGAATTGAAGGAGGTCGGCAAGCCGTTCGTCCTCGTGATCAATTCCACGCGCCCGCTTAGCGAGGAAACGCAGCAGCTCCGCGGTGAGCTTGCCGAGAAGTATGATATTCCGGTCATCGCATTAAGCGCAGCGACAATGACGGAAGAGGACGTTACCGGAGTACTTCGGGAAGTGCTTTACGAATTCCCTGTGCACGAGGTCAACGTGAATTTGCCGAGCTGGGTAATGGTGCTGAACGAGAACCACTGGCTGCGCAGCAATTACGAAAACTCGGTCCGCGATACGGTCAAGGACATCCGCCGTCTGCGCGACGTCGACCGGGTCGTCAGCAACTTTCTCGAATATGAATTTATCGACCGTGCCGGACTCAGCGGCCTGAATATGGGGCAGGGCGTAGCAGAAATCGATCTGTATGCGCCGGATGATCTGTATGATCGAATTCTGATGGAAGTCGTCGGTGTTGAAATCAGGGGGAAGGATCATCTGCTGCAGCTGATGCAGGAGTTCACGCATGCCAAAAAGGAATATGACCGCTTTGCGGAAGCACTGGAAATGGTCAAGACGACTGGGTACGGCATCGCTGCTCCATCTCTGGCTGAAATGGCGCTGGATGAACCGGAGCTTATCCGCCAAGGATCCAGGTTCGGGGTACGCCTGAAAGCTACGGCGCCATCGATTCATATGATTCGGGTCGACGTTGAATCCGAGTTCGCGCCGATCATCGGAACGGAGAAGCAAAGTGAAGAACTGGTACGCTATCTGATGCAGGACTTCGAGAATGACCCGATTAAAATATGGGAATCTGATATTTTTGGCCGTTCCTTGCACTCCATCGTCCGGGAAGGCATCCAGGGCAAAATCGCCATGATGCCGGACAACGCCCGCTACAAGCTTCAGGAGACGCTTGGCCGCATCATCAATGAAGGCTCCGGCGGACTGATCGCTATCATTTTATAG
- a CDS encoding 2Fe-2S iron-sulfur cluster-binding protein, which yields MDYTIRFMPQDKTAKVRPGTTVLQAARNARVHVATRCGGNAACLMCKVEADTGHNSSLSPPTAAEQRKLGPLLEKGIRLACQAKITGAAEVRLPEDPLKAAIRKQLERQQEDDLW from the coding sequence ATGGACTATACGATCAGATTTATGCCTCAGGATAAGACGGCAAAAGTCCGTCCAGGGACAACCGTCCTACAGGCCGCACGGAACGCCAGAGTTCATGTCGCGACGCGCTGCGGCGGCAATGCGGCCTGCCTGATGTGTAAGGTGGAGGCGGATACAGGGCATAACTCGTCGTTAAGCCCGCCTACCGCTGCTGAGCAGCGCAAGCTGGGACCGCTACTAGAGAAGGGAATTCGGCTGGCCTGCCAGGCCAAAATCACCGGGGCTGCCGAGGTTCGGCTGCCGGAGGATCCCCTAAAGGCAGCGATCCGCAAGCAGCTGGAGCGCCAGCAAGAGGATGATTTGTGGTAA
- a CDS encoding DUF2768 family protein translates to MDAMTKMWLSIAAILVMGVSVFLVTFARTKTKGIVKGILSLLAFIVMLTGFLMGLVSIT, encoded by the coding sequence ATGGATGCAATGACGAAGATGTGGTTATCGATCGCAGCGATTCTCGTAATGGGCGTGTCCGTCTTTTTGGTCACTTTTGCCCGCACCAAAACAAAAGGCATCGTCAAAGGGATTTTGTCCTTGCTCGCTTTTATTGTGATGCTTACCGGCTTCCTGATGGGGCTTGTGTCGATCACGTAA
- a CDS encoding stage VI sporulation protein F yields MSKISKEALNAINKKAGKNISESSVKKLASTVKPSTLQSEAELRRLIKQVSAMAKVPVTESTISEIIGAVKKSGMNPNNMEALMKLMLKK; encoded by the coding sequence ATGAGCAAAATTTCCAAAGAAGCCCTGAACGCGATCAACAAGAAGGCAGGAAAGAATATTTCCGAGAGCTCCGTCAAAAAGCTGGCAAGTACAGTGAAGCCGTCTACTTTGCAGAGCGAAGCGGAGCTGCGGAGGCTGATTAAGCAGGTATCCGCGATGGCCAAGGTGCCTGTGACAGAAAGCACGATTTCGGAAATTATCGGAGCCGTGAAGAAAAGCGGCATGAATCCGAACAATATGGAAGCATTGATGAAATTAATGCTTAAGAAGTAA